A window of the Sphaerobacter thermophilus DSM 20745 genome harbors these coding sequences:
- a CDS encoding gamma-glutamyl-gamma-aminobutyrate hydrolase family protein: MKPIIGITPSMVPGTEDRPGRRISLAADYVQAVAAAGGTPIVLAPVDGPVDRLLDVIDGLLLSGGGDIRPDRFGDRDVHPTVDGIDDLRDTFELALVDGAMRRGLPILGICRGCQVLNVALGGTLIQDIPDQHGTTIAHRQSDQKIPASEPSHPVTAEPGSLLDTVYGTTELQVNSFHHQSVRDIAPRLQVVGRAPDGIIEAVWCPDAAWVLGLQWHPELMFQAHPEHLRPFQALVAAASVARRATAAAD, translated from the coding sequence ATGAAACCGATCATTGGCATCACCCCGTCGATGGTCCCCGGGACCGAAGACCGGCCCGGACGCCGCATCTCCTTGGCGGCCGACTACGTCCAGGCAGTCGCCGCAGCCGGCGGCACCCCGATCGTCCTTGCACCCGTCGACGGCCCGGTCGACCGGCTGCTGGACGTGATCGACGGGCTGCTCCTCAGCGGTGGAGGCGATATCCGACCCGATCGGTTCGGCGACCGGGACGTTCACCCCACAGTCGATGGGATCGACGACCTGCGCGACACCTTCGAACTGGCCCTGGTGGACGGCGCCATGCGCCGCGGCCTCCCCATCCTCGGGATCTGCCGCGGCTGCCAGGTTCTGAACGTCGCTCTGGGCGGCACGCTGATTCAGGACATCCCCGACCAGCACGGCACGACGATCGCGCACCGCCAGTCGGACCAGAAGATCCCGGCCAGCGAGCCGAGTCACCCGGTGACCGCCGAGCCTGGGTCGTTGCTCGACACCGTCTACGGCACCACCGAGTTGCAGGTCAACTCCTTCCACCACCAGTCCGTCCGAGACATCGCCCCGCGCCTGCAGGTCGTCGGCCGGGCGCCGGACGGGATCATCGAGGCGGTCTGGTGTCCGGACGCAGCGTGGGTACTGGGGCTTCAGTGGCATCCGGAGTTGATGTTCCAGGCCCACCCGGAGCATCTCCGGCCCTTCCAGGCACTGGTCGCCGCGGCGTCCGTCGCCCGGCGGGCCACGGCAGCCGCCGACTGA
- a CDS encoding 3'-5' exonuclease: MQDRTTLLYGQDPTERIVAVERAGQAQVRVFRRLHGDRVVAETAPFHPWAVLTEEGTNALDRRGAEVVRLQGDLPLRYLARFVSWSAFRTAMEQIQQRGYPVHTFGHPTDQYLTLTGRNLFRGMNFDDIVRMQVDIETTGFDARSNRAEILVVALATNRGHREVLDVADLGEAGVLRTLTERIQQIDPDVIEGHNLFNFDLPFLMERARQHGVTLAWGRDGSPPRIGGTQRFKAGARTIPYQAVSIFGRHIVDTYQQIQRYDTANELESYGLKQSIDALGLTHPDRVFIPGEEIGRVYAEDRQRVHAYALDDVADVALLSELALPTEFYQSQILPRGLQGVATGGPGEKINYLMTRVYLALEHSLPLPDTPKPYPGGYTEVRRVGVFRPVVKCDVESLYPAIMLSDRIAPATDVLQVYLGLLEVLTARRLEAKRRARETTGAEQARWLGLQSSFKVLINSFYGYLGYSRALFSDFDAARRVTLRGQEIIRQVVDALDDAGAETIEIDTDGVYFRPSPSVRGREAEEAFVAAIGERLPRGISLAHDGSFDGMISLKTKNYVLRAHDGRIILKGSSLRSRREEPVLRRFLRDAARAFIEGTPATVRDLYLDTAERLIQRALPVHDIARWETITEKTYTSEANRRLADAAAGERIGERIAVYQRADGSLARIEHYAGDEDVDYLLRRLRDMAARFRPLFPDDAAFDHHFPPLTARSDVALVRAAPAVQQLSMF; this comes from the coding sequence ATGCAGGATCGAACCACCCTTCTCTACGGCCAGGACCCCACGGAGCGCATCGTCGCGGTCGAGCGCGCGGGCCAGGCACAGGTGCGCGTGTTCCGCCGCCTGCACGGTGACCGCGTGGTCGCCGAGACCGCACCGTTCCATCCGTGGGCGGTGCTGACCGAAGAGGGGACCAACGCCCTCGATCGGCGCGGCGCTGAGGTCGTGCGCCTTCAGGGCGACCTCCCACTGCGGTACCTCGCCCGGTTCGTGAGCTGGAGCGCCTTCCGCACCGCGATGGAGCAGATCCAGCAGCGGGGCTATCCGGTCCACACCTTCGGGCACCCCACCGATCAGTACCTCACCCTGACCGGACGGAACCTCTTCCGCGGCATGAACTTCGACGACATCGTCCGGATGCAGGTTGACATCGAGACGACCGGCTTCGATGCGCGCTCGAACCGTGCCGAAATCCTGGTCGTGGCACTGGCGACCAACCGCGGCCATCGGGAAGTGCTCGACGTCGCCGACCTGGGAGAGGCCGGGGTGCTGCGAACGCTCACCGAGCGCATCCAGCAGATCGACCCCGACGTCATCGAGGGGCACAACCTCTTCAACTTCGACCTGCCGTTCCTCATGGAGCGAGCCCGGCAGCACGGGGTGACGCTCGCCTGGGGGCGGGACGGCTCACCGCCCCGCATCGGCGGCACGCAGCGCTTCAAGGCCGGCGCGCGCACCATCCCCTACCAGGCGGTGTCGATCTTCGGCCGGCACATCGTCGACACCTACCAGCAGATCCAGCGCTACGACACGGCCAACGAGCTGGAGAGCTACGGGCTCAAGCAGTCGATCGACGCGCTCGGCCTCACCCACCCCGATCGTGTATTCATCCCGGGCGAGGAGATCGGGCGTGTCTATGCGGAGGATCGGCAGCGGGTCCACGCCTATGCGCTCGACGACGTGGCCGACGTGGCGCTCCTGAGCGAGCTGGCCCTCCCGACGGAGTTCTATCAGAGCCAGATCCTGCCGCGCGGGCTACAGGGCGTCGCCACCGGCGGGCCGGGAGAGAAGATCAACTACCTCATGACCCGCGTCTACCTCGCGCTCGAGCACAGCCTGCCCCTGCCTGATACGCCAAAGCCGTATCCCGGCGGCTACACGGAGGTCCGCCGCGTCGGAGTGTTCCGCCCAGTGGTCAAGTGCGACGTCGAAAGCCTCTATCCGGCCATCATGCTCAGCGACCGCATTGCCCCGGCGACCGACGTGCTGCAGGTCTACCTCGGCCTCCTGGAAGTCCTCACCGCCCGGCGGCTGGAAGCCAAGCGCCGCGCGCGGGAGACGACCGGTGCCGAGCAGGCACGCTGGCTCGGCCTCCAGTCCAGCTTCAAGGTCCTCATCAACTCCTTCTACGGCTACCTGGGCTACAGCCGGGCGCTCTTCAGCGACTTCGACGCGGCCCGCCGGGTCACGCTGCGTGGGCAGGAGATCATCCGGCAGGTCGTGGATGCCCTCGACGACGCCGGAGCAGAGACAATCGAGATCGACACCGACGGCGTGTACTTCCGTCCATCCCCCTCCGTCCGCGGCCGGGAGGCCGAGGAGGCGTTCGTTGCTGCGATCGGAGAGCGTCTGCCACGCGGCATCAGCCTGGCGCACGACGGCAGCTTCGACGGCATGATCTCGCTCAAGACGAAGAACTACGTCCTGCGCGCGCACGACGGCCGGATCATCCTCAAGGGGAGTAGCCTGCGGTCCCGACGCGAGGAGCCGGTGCTGCGGCGCTTCCTGCGGGACGCCGCCCGAGCCTTCATCGAGGGCACGCCTGCCACCGTGCGCGACCTCTACCTCGACACGGCCGAGCGCCTGATCCAGCGCGCCCTTCCGGTCCACGACATCGCCCGTTGGGAAACGATCACCGAAAAGACCTACACCAGCGAGGCCAACCGGCGATTGGCCGACGCCGCCGCGGGGGAACGGATCGGCGAGCGCATCGCGGTCTATCAGCGCGCCGATGGCAGCCTCGCCCGCATCGAGCACTACGCGGGGGATGAGGATGTCGACTACCTCCTGCGCCGCCTGCGCGACATGGCCGCGCGCTTCCGTCCGCTCTTCCCGGACGATGCGGCCTTCGACCACCACTTCCCGCCGCTCACGGCGCGCTCGGATGTCGCGCTCGTGCGCGCGGCCCCTGCTGTCCAGCAACTCTCCATGTTCTGA
- the cpaB gene encoding Flp pilus assembly protein CpaB, which yields MRKSGRLFILLGVALALVAALLGVVAFSGVLGETQDDGAEPTKANVVVAARDIPANTVLSEDDIEIAEVDATGVAPGSATAPAQVVGMAVSGNLVKGQQILSANLLAPGLTFDLAEGHRAIALPVDRINALGGMIRPDDRIDIIYSIRINLTRVVPSEPMEVRDTTEGYARDDTLVLQPPPGVAGDATYPYPGEPGSRFLVEDNAPGNPVTKVVVQNVRVLRVIAGDTTVSSDPTATGNGEASGTPTAPQGAAEKLPNADLLVLEVDPQQAEVIKFLMDNDGQYQVVLRPKDDAGEVTTNGVTYEQLVTEYGLPVPKTVRLPGGGQ from the coding sequence ATGCGCAAGAGCGGACGGCTCTTCATTCTCCTAGGCGTGGCGTTGGCGCTGGTGGCGGCGTTGCTGGGGGTCGTCGCGTTCTCCGGGGTTCTCGGTGAAACGCAGGATGACGGCGCGGAGCCAACCAAGGCCAACGTGGTGGTCGCTGCACGGGATATCCCGGCCAACACCGTGCTCTCCGAGGACGACATCGAGATCGCCGAGGTGGACGCGACGGGTGTGGCGCCCGGCAGCGCGACGGCACCCGCTCAGGTGGTCGGGATGGCGGTGTCCGGGAACTTGGTCAAGGGTCAGCAGATCCTGTCGGCCAACCTGCTCGCGCCGGGGCTGACGTTCGACCTGGCTGAGGGCCACCGCGCGATCGCATTGCCGGTGGACCGGATCAACGCCCTGGGCGGGATGATCCGCCCGGACGACCGCATCGACATCATCTACTCGATACGGATCAACCTGACGCGCGTGGTGCCGTCGGAGCCGATGGAAGTGCGCGACACGACGGAGGGGTACGCCCGGGACGACACGCTTGTCCTGCAGCCGCCACCGGGGGTGGCCGGGGATGCGACCTACCCGTATCCGGGTGAGCCTGGCTCGCGCTTCCTGGTGGAAGACAACGCACCGGGGAACCCGGTCACCAAGGTCGTCGTGCAGAACGTGCGCGTCTTGCGGGTGATCGCGGGCGATACCACGGTCAGCAGCGACCCGACTGCGACCGGCAACGGTGAGGCGTCGGGCACACCGACCGCTCCGCAGGGCGCGGCGGAGAAGCTGCCGAACGCGGACCTGCTGGTGCTGGAGGTCGATCCGCAGCAGGCTGAGGTCATCAAGTTCCTGATGGACAACGACGGGCAGTATCAAGTGGTCCTGCGCCCGAAGGACGATGCTGGGGAAGTGACCACGAACGGCGTCACGTACGAGCAACTGGTCACTGAGTACGGCCTGCCGGTGCCGAAGACCGTTCGGCTGCCGGGTGGAGGACAGTAG
- a CDS encoding AAA family ATPase, translating to MSGSTIRVLIVDDVAESRDNVEKLLRFEPDIQVVGKASSGREGIDLAVALHPDIVLMDLNMPDMDGIAATMQISTKVPTASVIMMSVQNEPDILRRAMLAGAREFLAKPFSLDELILAVRHVSRLAPRPVQVVTTAAATGSPNGRPGEVSKGRIISVVSSKGGVGRTTLATNLAVAIRRATQKQVVLVDAALHFGDVGVMMNIADGKTIADIAPQVHSLDRDLMDDVLVTHGSGVRLLLAPPTPQEAETVTAEHLRASLSLLTKMADYVVVDTRPGFDDAMLSVMDASDRILLVLTMEMTAIKDARQFLEITELLGYPMDKVLLVLNRQNTFSGIPAQDIAENLKRELVAKIPDEPAALLRSVNEGAPLVETQPDHRVSVEIKRLATSLVAEDAAEEAVVAKPAERATGLVGRLRTALRHG from the coding sequence ATGTCTGGGAGCACGATCCGGGTTCTCATCGTCGATGATGTCGCGGAGAGCCGCGACAACGTCGAGAAGCTGCTGCGGTTCGAGCCCGACATCCAGGTGGTGGGGAAGGCCTCGAGCGGCCGGGAAGGCATCGACCTGGCCGTGGCGCTGCACCCGGACATCGTGCTCATGGACCTCAACATGCCCGACATGGACGGCATCGCGGCGACGATGCAGATCTCGACCAAGGTGCCGACGGCGTCGGTGATCATGATGTCGGTCCAAAACGAGCCGGACATCCTCCGGCGGGCCATGCTGGCGGGAGCGCGTGAGTTCCTGGCCAAGCCCTTCAGCCTCGACGAGCTGATCCTCGCCGTGCGGCACGTCTCCCGGCTGGCGCCACGGCCGGTCCAGGTCGTCACCACTGCCGCGGCCACCGGTAGCCCGAACGGCCGGCCCGGGGAGGTCAGCAAGGGCCGCATCATCAGCGTCGTCAGCAGCAAGGGAGGGGTCGGCCGCACGACCCTGGCGACCAATCTGGCGGTCGCCATCCGGCGCGCCACGCAGAAACAGGTCGTCCTGGTCGATGCGGCCCTGCACTTCGGCGACGTCGGCGTCATGATGAACATCGCAGACGGGAAGACCATTGCCGACATCGCGCCTCAGGTGCACTCGCTCGACCGGGACTTGATGGACGACGTCCTGGTCACGCACGGGAGCGGGGTGCGGCTGCTGCTCGCGCCGCCGACGCCGCAGGAGGCTGAAACCGTTACGGCCGAGCATCTCCGCGCGTCTCTCTCACTCCTGACCAAGATGGCGGACTACGTGGTGGTCGACACCCGGCCGGGGTTCGACGACGCCATGCTGTCGGTCATGGATGCGTCCGACCGGATCCTGCTCGTGCTGACGATGGAGATGACGGCGATCAAGGACGCCCGGCAGTTCCTGGAGATCACGGAGTTGCTGGGCTACCCGATGGATAAGGTCCTGCTGGTTCTCAATCGCCAGAACACCTTCTCGGGTATCCCGGCGCAGGACATCGCGGAGAACCTCAAGCGCGAGCTGGTCGCGAAGATCCCGGATGAGCCGGCGGCGCTGCTCCGGAGTGTGAATGAGGGTGCACCGCTGGTGGAGACCCAGCCGGACCACCGAGTCTCGGTCGAGATCAAACGGCTGGCGACGAGCTTGGTCGCGGAGGACGCGGCCGAGGAGGCGGTCGTGGCAAAGCCGGCGGAGCGCGCTACCGGGCTGGTCGGCCGGCTCCGGACCGCGTTGCGTCATGGGTAA
- a CDS encoding CpaF family protein: MSLLKRLGNVPTEAVDPAPPAAPPQTTNRLSPPAGPATQRVGTGELATLRRPTLGSSPTAAHRNDSFNELKSRIQNRLISELDPRMDLGNQEEVRRTVEETFASVLEAENIVLTRVERLRLFEAIAAEILGYGPIEPLLKDDTVSEIMVNGPRQVYVERNGKLELTDITFQDDDHVMRVIDRIVSPLGRRIDESSPMVDARLPDGSRINAVIPPISLVGPTLTIRKFARDPLTAEDLVRFGTMSEEMVTFLKACVEARLNIVVSGGTGSGKTTTLNVLSSFIPPDERIVTIENAAELQLRQDHVVTLESRPPNIEGRGEITIRDLVVNALRMRPDRIVVGECRSGEALDMLQAMNTGHDGSMTTVHSNSPRDTLARLETMCLMAGVELPVRAIREQIAAAVDLIIHQARLKDGSRKIVAVTEVQGMEGDVIVMQDIFVFEQTGMENNKIVGRIKPTGIRPKFVEKFEVANIYLPPTIFGVGYDRLF; this comes from the coding sequence ATGTCGCTTCTGAAGCGCCTTGGCAACGTACCGACGGAAGCCGTGGACCCTGCGCCGCCCGCAGCGCCGCCGCAGACGACCAACCGACTGTCGCCACCCGCGGGGCCGGCAACGCAGCGCGTCGGGACCGGCGAACTGGCCACGCTTCGTCGGCCGACCCTGGGGAGCAGCCCCACGGCTGCGCACCGCAACGACTCCTTTAACGAACTCAAGAGCCGCATTCAGAACCGGCTGATCTCCGAGCTGGACCCGCGCATGGACCTGGGCAACCAGGAGGAAGTGCGGCGCACGGTCGAGGAGACCTTCGCCTCGGTGCTCGAGGCCGAAAACATCGTGCTGACGCGCGTCGAGCGCCTGCGCCTGTTCGAGGCGATCGCCGCCGAGATCCTGGGATACGGGCCGATCGAGCCGCTGCTCAAGGACGACACCGTCTCCGAGATCATGGTCAACGGCCCGCGCCAGGTCTACGTCGAGCGGAACGGCAAGCTGGAGCTCACCGACATCACCTTCCAGGACGACGACCACGTCATGCGGGTTATCGACCGCATCGTCTCCCCACTGGGGCGGCGCATCGATGAGAGCTCGCCGATGGTGGACGCGCGCCTGCCGGACGGCTCCCGAATCAATGCGGTGATCCCGCCGATCTCGCTCGTGGGTCCCACGCTGACGATCCGTAAGTTTGCACGCGACCCGCTGACGGCCGAGGATCTGGTGCGCTTCGGCACGATGAGCGAGGAGATGGTTACGTTCCTCAAGGCATGCGTCGAGGCGCGGCTGAACATCGTGGTCTCGGGTGGGACCGGCTCCGGTAAGACGACGACGCTCAACGTGCTGTCGTCGTTCATCCCGCCCGACGAGCGCATCGTGACCATCGAGAACGCGGCCGAGTTGCAGCTCCGCCAGGACCACGTGGTCACGCTGGAGTCGCGGCCGCCCAACATCGAGGGACGCGGGGAGATCACCATCCGCGACCTGGTGGTCAACGCCCTCCGAATGCGGCCCGACCGGATCGTGGTCGGGGAGTGCCGCTCCGGTGAGGCGCTGGACATGCTCCAGGCGATGAACACCGGCCACGACGGCTCGATGACGACGGTGCACTCGAACAGCCCGCGCGACACCCTGGCCCGCCTGGAGACGATGTGCCTCATGGCCGGAGTGGAGCTGCCGGTGCGCGCCATCCGTGAGCAGATCGCGGCGGCGGTCGACCTGATCATCCACCAGGCGCGCCTCAAGGACGGCTCGCGCAAGATCGTCGCGGTGACGGAGGTCCAGGGTATGGAGGGCGACGTCATCGTGATGCAGGACATCTTCGTCTTCGAGCAGACCGGTATGGAGAACAACAAGATCGTCGGGCGCATCAAGCCGACCGGCATCCGCCCGAAGTTCGTGGAGAAGTTCGAGGTCGCCAACATCTACCTGCCGCCGACGATCTTCGGGGTGGGCTACGATCGGCTCTTCTGA
- a CDS encoding type II secretion system F family protein, which translates to MDFLTLVLILFLLAAGLVALGLLVSREQAVAPELEERLERFASLEPLATESLSGARTPNVLAQQVDRVVQGKTFSEAVALLLARANIRMTVGEFLIVRAGSASFGFLLGFLLGRGITQPVLGLLVGLVVALIGWMVPHWYISVRARRRTNAFVNQLGDTITLMANSLRAGYSLLQTMELVARETPPPMSEEFRRVVREVGLGIPTQEAMSHLLRRVPSEDLDLLITAINVQHEVGGNLAQILDVIGETIRERVRIKGEIRVLTAQQSISGYIISALPVGLALLLMVINPGYVMGMMRWPWICMPIGGVVLIFLGFIAMRKIVNIEV; encoded by the coding sequence ATGGATTTCCTGACACTGGTCCTCATCTTGTTCCTCCTGGCCGCGGGTTTGGTGGCACTCGGCCTGTTGGTCAGTCGGGAACAGGCGGTGGCACCCGAGCTTGAGGAGCGGTTGGAGCGGTTCGCCTCACTGGAGCCGCTGGCAACGGAGTCGCTGTCCGGTGCCCGCACGCCGAACGTCCTCGCCCAACAGGTTGACCGCGTCGTGCAGGGCAAGACGTTCTCCGAGGCGGTCGCGCTCCTGCTGGCGCGGGCCAACATCCGGATGACGGTGGGAGAGTTCCTCATTGTCCGTGCCGGGTCGGCCTCGTTCGGTTTCTTGCTGGGATTCCTGCTCGGCCGCGGGATCACGCAGCCGGTGCTGGGGCTGCTGGTTGGTCTAGTCGTGGCCCTGATCGGCTGGATGGTCCCGCACTGGTACATCTCGGTGCGGGCGCGGCGGCGGACGAACGCCTTCGTGAACCAGCTCGGTGACACGATCACCCTGATGGCCAACTCGCTTCGGGCCGGTTATAGCCTGCTCCAGACGATGGAGCTGGTTGCGCGCGAGACACCACCGCCGATGAGCGAGGAGTTTCGGCGCGTGGTGCGGGAGGTCGGGCTCGGCATCCCGACGCAGGAGGCGATGTCGCATCTGCTGCGCCGGGTGCCGAGCGAGGATCTGGACCTGCTGATCACGGCCATCAACGTGCAGCACGAGGTGGGCGGCAACCTGGCGCAGATCCTGGACGTCATCGGAGAGACGATCCGGGAGCGGGTGCGCATCAAGGGTGAGATCCGGGTTCTCACTGCCCAGCAGAGCATCTCCGGCTACATCATCTCCGCACTGCCGGTCGGGCTGGCGCTCTTACTGATGGTGATCAACCCCGGCTACGTGATGGGCATGATGCGCTGGCCGTGGATCTGTATGCCGATCGGCGGGGTGGTGTTGATCTTCCTCGGCTTCATAGCCATGCGGAAGATCGTCAACATCGAGGTCTAG
- a CDS encoding type II secretion system F family protein, which yields MQQMLPVLSITIMVVALVLVVLGVRKPRPQVVIEERLSQYGHRVPTLEELELQQPFNERVLKPLLRRLAGMMSRFAPKTSHQRLRQKLVEAGNPANLGPAEFTGLRVLLAGGLGGLLFVLFLMSGSSLTNLILFPAVAGGIGYLLPGVWLGNRIKRRKSAIIRALPDAIDLLTISVEAGLGFDPALQRVVEKWDNELTREFARMLSEIRMGQSRREALRDLAERTNVDDLNVFVSAVVQADQLGVSITQVLRVQSKQMRMRRRQRAEEQAHKAPVKMIFPMVFLIFPALYIVLLGPAVPIVWDAFMR from the coding sequence ATGCAACAGATGCTGCCGGTTCTCTCCATCACCATCATGGTGGTCGCCCTCGTACTGGTGGTCCTCGGCGTGCGCAAGCCGCGGCCGCAGGTCGTGATCGAGGAGCGCCTTTCCCAGTACGGCCACCGGGTGCCGACGCTGGAAGAGTTGGAACTTCAGCAACCGTTCAACGAGCGTGTGCTGAAGCCACTGCTCCGCCGCCTGGCCGGGATGATGTCGCGCTTCGCTCCGAAGACGAGCCACCAGCGGCTGCGCCAGAAGCTGGTAGAGGCCGGCAACCCGGCCAACCTCGGCCCGGCCGAGTTCACCGGGTTGCGTGTGCTGCTGGCCGGCGGCCTGGGTGGCCTGTTGTTCGTCCTCTTCCTCATGAGCGGCAGCAGCCTGACCAACCTGATCCTGTTCCCTGCCGTCGCTGGCGGGATCGGCTACCTTCTGCCGGGCGTCTGGCTGGGGAACCGTATCAAGCGGCGCAAGTCGGCGATCATCCGCGCGCTGCCGGACGCCATCGACCTGCTCACGATCAGCGTGGAAGCCGGGCTCGGCTTCGATCCCGCGCTGCAGCGCGTGGTGGAGAAGTGGGACAACGAGCTGACGCGCGAGTTCGCCCGCATGCTGTCCGAGATCCGCATGGGACAGTCACGGCGCGAGGCGCTCCGTGACCTGGCCGAGCGCACGAATGTGGACGATCTCAACGTGTTCGTCTCCGCCGTCGTGCAGGCCGACCAACTTGGCGTCAGCATCACTCAGGTGCTGCGCGTGCAGTCGAAGCAGATGCGAATGCGCCGCCGTCAGCGCGCCGAGGAGCAGGCACACAAGGCGCCGGTCAAGATGATCTTCCCCATGGTGTTCCTCATCTTCCCCGCGCTCTACATCGTGCTGCTCGGCCCGGCGGTGCCCATCGTGTGGGACGCGTTCATGCGCTGA
- a CDS encoding DUF192 domain-containing protein: MAKRDRQWPASVRVLNKTRGTVVAEHVQVARSLWARTRGLMLRPPLPPGTGLLIDPCSSIHSMWMRFPIDVLYLDRDDVVVRIAEAMPPWRIGPLFTGARYVIELPPGTTRASQTSVGDQLGYAPARPLGASLPDEVEFPGRLASASMSASDMK; this comes from the coding sequence GTGGCGAAGCGCGACCGGCAGTGGCCGGCGTCGGTACGGGTGCTGAACAAGACGCGGGGCACGGTCGTGGCCGAGCACGTACAGGTGGCGCGCAGCCTCTGGGCGCGGACGCGCGGCCTGATGCTCCGCCCACCACTGCCACCCGGCACCGGGCTGCTGATCGACCCGTGTTCGTCGATCCACTCGATGTGGATGCGCTTCCCGATCGATGTCCTCTACCTCGATCGTGACGATGTCGTGGTGCGGATCGCCGAGGCCATGCCGCCGTGGCGGATCGGCCCGTTGTTCACCGGTGCCCGCTACGTGATTGAGTTGCCGCCGGGTACGACCCGCGCCAGCCAGACGTCAGTGGGCGATCAGCTTGGGTACGCGCCCGCGCGTCCCCTGGGTGCCTCTCTCCCGGACGAGGTTGAGTTCCCCGGTCGTCTCGCCTCCGCGTCCATGAGCGCCTCGGACATGAAATGA